A single region of the Triplophysa dalaica isolate WHDGS20190420 chromosome 15, ASM1584641v1, whole genome shotgun sequence genome encodes:
- the exd2 gene encoding exonuclease 3'-5' domain-containing protein 2 isoform X1, whose product MSRQSTLAAALATMLGATLGGLFLWRSIRTQKKKALKTPATAEPIQAQIEPDITSSEPARQELSVPPQTPKLVPLTPVDALLQVLPVVVSSIEEWEAVWPAFQMDLSSYPVLGLDCEWVKRMRVSFKGKASAVSLLQLATFSGRCVLVRLLPFRDARLPLPKSLIGVLSDPRVLKVGVGCYEDGKRLVHDHGLTLECTVDLRYLALRQRHAVLNNGLSLKSLASDLLNVTLDKSYELRCSDWEADVLTHEQMTYAGRDAQISIALFFHLLRLSAELSVPAESESLFVQLSSRCQGLMDVPFRWRCGAEGEEVERRRRSRKSTVDSPESGDQQVPDPRRNKRKPLGVGYSARKSPLYDNCFLHAPDGQPLCTCDKKKAKWYLEKGIGELVSEDPFIVQLLFEPSGRPDSQKDYYLIAKENLCVVCGKAESYIRKNIVPHEYRRHFPAEMKDHNSHDILLLCTSCHAASNVHDCVLKQHLAEEHSAPQGCEEGIRLLDDADRRRVRSAARALLSAGDGMPESRREELLSVIQSFFCDEQEEVTQEMLQKAATLETKIFNESYVPHGLKVVRAYAEHGLRGLMELERRWRQHFLASMHPRFLPPLWAVTHNHDKYLRKYGEDLKIQLSCPPSTPTSE is encoded by the exons ATGTCCAGGCAGAGCACGCTCGCTGCAGCTTTGGCCACGATGTTAGGAGCCACTCTTGGCGGTCTCTTCTTGTGGCGCAGCATTCGCACTCAGAAGAAAAAAGCCCTGAAGACTCCCGCCACAGCTGAGCCCATTCAAGCTCAGATAGAGCCGGATATCACCTCCTCAGAACCCGCAAGACAAGAGCTATCCGTGCCACCGCAAACCCCAAAACTCGTGCCCTTGACGCCAGTGGATGCCCTGTTACAGGTGCTGCCCGTTGTCGTGAGCTCTATAGAGGAGTGGGAGGCGGTTTGGCCGGCGTTCCAGATGGACCTGTCCTCATATCCGGTTCTGGGATTGGACTGTGAATGGGTAAAACGCATGCGT GTGTCCTTCAAAGGCAAGGCCTCTGCCGTCTCTCTACTCCAGTTGGCGACGTTCTCCGGCCGCTGCGTGCTGGTCCGGCTGCTGCCGTTTCGAGACGCACGGCTTCCTCTGCCAAAGAGTCTCATCGGGGTCCTCTCTGACCCCCGTGTTCTTAAAGTGGGGGTGGGATGTTATGAGGATGGAAAACGTCTGGTTCATGATCATGGCCTGACTCTTGAATGCACCGTGGACCTTCGGTATCTTGCCCTCAGACAGAG GCATGCAGTGCTTAATAATGGACTGAGTTTAAAGTCTCTGGCCTCAGATCTGTTGAATGTCACACTGGATAAATCGTATGAGCTGCGCTGTAGTGACTGGGAGGCGGACGTACTGACCCATGAACAG ATGACTTACGCAGGGCGTGATGCTCAGATCTCCATCGCACTTTTCTTTCACCTGCTGCGGTTGAGTGCAGAGCTCAGCGTACCCGCCGAGAGTGAAAGTTTGTTCGTCCAACTGTCATCACGCTGCCAGGGATTGATGGACGTGCCCTTCAGGTGGCGCTGCGGAGCAGAGGGAGAAGAAGTGGAGAGACGAAGACGAAGCAGGAAGTCCACCGTCGACAGTCCTGAGTCTGGAGACCAGCAAGTTCCAGACCCGCGGCGGAACAAACGCAAACCGCTTGGAGTGGGTTATTCTGCTAG GAAGTCTCCGCTGTATGATAACTGTTTTCTTCACGCCCCTGATGGCCAGCCACTCTGCACATGTGACAAGAAGAAAGCCAAATGGTACCTGGAGAAAGGAATCGGag AGTTGGTCAGTGAAGATCCGTTTATTGTCCAGCTCCTGTTTGAACCATCCGGCCGTCCAGACTCACAGAAAGACTATTACCTCATAGCCAAAGAGAATCTGTGTGTGGTGTGTGGGAAAGCAGAGTCGTACATcag GAAGAACATCGTCCCACACGAGTACAGGCGCCATTTCCCGGCTGAGATGAAGGACCACAACTCGCACGACATCCTGCTGCTGTGCACCTCCTGTCACGCCGCCTCCAACGTTCACGACTGCGTTTTGAAGCAGCACTTGGCAGAGGAGCATTCGGCACCGCAGGGGTGCGAGGAGGGCATTCGGCTGCTCGATGATGCAGACCGGCGGCGAGTACGCTCAGCCGCTCGTGCTCTTCTCAGTGCCGGTGACGGGATGCCGGAGTCTAGACGGGAAGAACTCCTGTCAGTCATCCAGAGCTTCTTCTGTGATGAGCAGGAGGAGGTCACGCAAGAGATGCTTCAGAAAGCTGCAACGCTTGAGACCAA GATCTTCAACGAGAGTTACGTTCCGCACGGCTTGAAGGTCGTGCGGGCGTACGCCGAGCATGGTCTCCGTGGCCTGATGGAGTTGGAGCGCCGCTGGCGGCAACACTTCCTGGCTAGCATGCATCCCCGCTTTTTGCCCCCGCTGTGGGCTGTCACTCACAACCATGACAAATATCTGCGCAAGTATGGCGAGGACCTGAAAATCCAGCTCAGCTGCCCCCCTTCCACCCCTACTTCAGAATAG
- the exd2 gene encoding exonuclease 3'-5' domain-containing protein 2 isoform X2, which translates to MSRQSTLAAALATMLGATLGGLFLWRSIRTQKKKALKTPATAEPIQAQIEPDITSSEPARQELSVPPQTPKLVPLTPVDALLQVLPVVVSSIEEWEAVWPAFQMDLSSYPVLGLDCEWVSFKGKASAVSLLQLATFSGRCVLVRLLPFRDARLPLPKSLIGVLSDPRVLKVGVGCYEDGKRLVHDHGLTLECTVDLRYLALRQRHAVLNNGLSLKSLASDLLNVTLDKSYELRCSDWEADVLTHEQMTYAGRDAQISIALFFHLLRLSAELSVPAESESLFVQLSSRCQGLMDVPFRWRCGAEGEEVERRRRSRKSTVDSPESGDQQVPDPRRNKRKPLGVGYSARKSPLYDNCFLHAPDGQPLCTCDKKKAKWYLEKGIGELVSEDPFIVQLLFEPSGRPDSQKDYYLIAKENLCVVCGKAESYIRKNIVPHEYRRHFPAEMKDHNSHDILLLCTSCHAASNVHDCVLKQHLAEEHSAPQGCEEGIRLLDDADRRRVRSAARALLSAGDGMPESRREELLSVIQSFFCDEQEEVTQEMLQKAATLETKIFNESYVPHGLKVVRAYAEHGLRGLMELERRWRQHFLASMHPRFLPPLWAVTHNHDKYLRKYGEDLKIQLSCPPSTPTSE; encoded by the exons ATGTCCAGGCAGAGCACGCTCGCTGCAGCTTTGGCCACGATGTTAGGAGCCACTCTTGGCGGTCTCTTCTTGTGGCGCAGCATTCGCACTCAGAAGAAAAAAGCCCTGAAGACTCCCGCCACAGCTGAGCCCATTCAAGCTCAGATAGAGCCGGATATCACCTCCTCAGAACCCGCAAGACAAGAGCTATCCGTGCCACCGCAAACCCCAAAACTCGTGCCCTTGACGCCAGTGGATGCCCTGTTACAGGTGCTGCCCGTTGTCGTGAGCTCTATAGAGGAGTGGGAGGCGGTTTGGCCGGCGTTCCAGATGGACCTGTCCTCATATCCGGTTCTGGGATTGGACTGTGAATGG GTGTCCTTCAAAGGCAAGGCCTCTGCCGTCTCTCTACTCCAGTTGGCGACGTTCTCCGGCCGCTGCGTGCTGGTCCGGCTGCTGCCGTTTCGAGACGCACGGCTTCCTCTGCCAAAGAGTCTCATCGGGGTCCTCTCTGACCCCCGTGTTCTTAAAGTGGGGGTGGGATGTTATGAGGATGGAAAACGTCTGGTTCATGATCATGGCCTGACTCTTGAATGCACCGTGGACCTTCGGTATCTTGCCCTCAGACAGAG GCATGCAGTGCTTAATAATGGACTGAGTTTAAAGTCTCTGGCCTCAGATCTGTTGAATGTCACACTGGATAAATCGTATGAGCTGCGCTGTAGTGACTGGGAGGCGGACGTACTGACCCATGAACAG ATGACTTACGCAGGGCGTGATGCTCAGATCTCCATCGCACTTTTCTTTCACCTGCTGCGGTTGAGTGCAGAGCTCAGCGTACCCGCCGAGAGTGAAAGTTTGTTCGTCCAACTGTCATCACGCTGCCAGGGATTGATGGACGTGCCCTTCAGGTGGCGCTGCGGAGCAGAGGGAGAAGAAGTGGAGAGACGAAGACGAAGCAGGAAGTCCACCGTCGACAGTCCTGAGTCTGGAGACCAGCAAGTTCCAGACCCGCGGCGGAACAAACGCAAACCGCTTGGAGTGGGTTATTCTGCTAG GAAGTCTCCGCTGTATGATAACTGTTTTCTTCACGCCCCTGATGGCCAGCCACTCTGCACATGTGACAAGAAGAAAGCCAAATGGTACCTGGAGAAAGGAATCGGag AGTTGGTCAGTGAAGATCCGTTTATTGTCCAGCTCCTGTTTGAACCATCCGGCCGTCCAGACTCACAGAAAGACTATTACCTCATAGCCAAAGAGAATCTGTGTGTGGTGTGTGGGAAAGCAGAGTCGTACATcag GAAGAACATCGTCCCACACGAGTACAGGCGCCATTTCCCGGCTGAGATGAAGGACCACAACTCGCACGACATCCTGCTGCTGTGCACCTCCTGTCACGCCGCCTCCAACGTTCACGACTGCGTTTTGAAGCAGCACTTGGCAGAGGAGCATTCGGCACCGCAGGGGTGCGAGGAGGGCATTCGGCTGCTCGATGATGCAGACCGGCGGCGAGTACGCTCAGCCGCTCGTGCTCTTCTCAGTGCCGGTGACGGGATGCCGGAGTCTAGACGGGAAGAACTCCTGTCAGTCATCCAGAGCTTCTTCTGTGATGAGCAGGAGGAGGTCACGCAAGAGATGCTTCAGAAAGCTGCAACGCTTGAGACCAA GATCTTCAACGAGAGTTACGTTCCGCACGGCTTGAAGGTCGTGCGGGCGTACGCCGAGCATGGTCTCCGTGGCCTGATGGAGTTGGAGCGCCGCTGGCGGCAACACTTCCTGGCTAGCATGCATCCCCGCTTTTTGCCCCCGCTGTGGGCTGTCACTCACAACCATGACAAATATCTGCGCAAGTATGGCGAGGACCTGAAAATCCAGCTCAGCTGCCCCCCTTCCACCCCTACTTCAGAATAG
- the odc1 gene encoding ornithine decarboxylase, with protein MTTSTGEDFDFTFLEEGFCARDIVEQKINESLLSDDKDAFYVADLGDVLKKHLRWARILPRVMPFYAVKCNDSRAVITTLASLGAGFDCASKTEIQLVQSVGVEPTRIIYANPCKQVSQIKYASAHGVQMMTFDSEVELMKVARCHDSAKLVLRIATDDSKAVCRLSVKFGATLKSSRMLLERAKELGLDVIGVSFHVGSGCTDPETYTQAITDARCVFDMGAELGYHMTLLDIGGGFPGSDDTKLKFEEIAAVVNSALDKYFPADCGVRVISEPGRYYVASAYTLAVNIIAKKVIMKEQSTSDEEEDGANDRTLMYYVNDGVYGSFNCILFDHAHVLPTLHKKPKPDECMYPCSIWGPTCDGLDRIVEECSLPDMQVGDWLLFENMGAYTVAASSTFNGFQKPDIYYIMSRAAWQCMQQIRAQGLPAVTEEQCAGNMPSHCGRESSLDVPAKPCHTRVL; from the exons ATGACCACTTCTACTGGAGAAGACTTTGACTTCACCTTCCTGGAGGAGGGATTCTGTGCACGTGATATTGTGGAACAGAAGATCAATGAGTCATTATTATCT GACGATAAAGACGCATTTTACGTGGCAGATCTGGGCGATGTTTTGAAGAAGCATCTGCGATGGGCACGCATCCTACCCCGCGTCATGCCGTTCTACGCGGTGAAGTGCAACGACAGCAGGGCTGTCATCACAACGCTGGCGTCTCTGGGAGCTGGATTTGATTGCGCGAGCAAG ACGGAAATTCAGCTCGTGCAGTCTGTGGGTGTGGAGCCAACCAGGATCATCTATGCAAACCCCTGCAAGCAGGTGTCTCAGATCAAATACGCCTCGGCCCACGGAGTGCAGATGATGACATTTGACAGCGAGGTGGAGCTCATGAAGGTGGCACGGTGCCATGACAGTGCCAA ACTAGTTCTCCGTATCGCCACCGATGATTCAAAGGCCGTATGTAGGCTGAGCGTGAAGTTTGGAGCCACATTAAAGAGCAGCCGGATGTTGTTGGAGAGGGCGAAGGAGCTGGGGTTGGATGTGATCGGAGTGAGTTTCCATGTTGGCAGCGGCTGTACTGATCCGGAGACATACACGCAGGCCATCACAGATGCACGCTGTGTGtttgacatgggg GCGGAGCTGGGATACCACATGACGCTGCTTGATATCGGTGGGGGGTTTCCAGGATCTGATGATACCAAACTTAAGTTTGAAGAG ATTGCTGCCGTGGTCAACTCCGCACTGGATAAATATTTCCCTGCTGACTGCGGCGTGAGAGTCATCTCTGAGCCTGGACGCTACTATGTGGCATCTGCATACACACTGGCAGTCAACATCATTGCCAAAAAGGTCATTATGAAGGAGCAGTCAACCTCTGATG AAGAAGAGGATGGGGCCAATGACAGAACCTTGATGTACTACGTCAATGATGGTGTCTATGGCTCCTTCAACTGCATTCTGTTCGATCATGCGCATGTCTTGCCCACTTTGCACAAG AAACCCAAGCCTGATGAGTGCATGTACCCGTGCAGTATTTGGGGACCAACCTGTGACGGTCTAGACCGTATCGTAGAGGAGTGCAGCCTGCCAGACATGCAGGTGGGCGACTGGTTGCTGTTTGAGAACATGGGGGCCTACACTGTGGCCGCGTCTTCAACCTTCAATGGCTTCCAGAAACCCGATATTTATTACATCATGTCACGTGCAGCCTG GCAGTGCATGCAGCAGATCCGTGCCCAGGGATTGCCTGCCGTAACAGAGGAGCAGTGCGCTGGAAACATGCCATCCCACTGCGGGCGTGAGAGCAGCTTAGACGTGCCGGCCAAGCCCTGCCACACCCGTGTGCTCTAA